The Anabaena sp. WA102 genome contains a region encoding:
- a CDS encoding thioester reductase domain-containing protein → MSLKQSCTSESIQSFLVSHLAEVVGVETAEIDVDENLENYGLDSAQAMMIISKLEELLGFKPSPILLWHYPNIAALSQRLSEESSNGSQLQDAGSGTNSPVSFAPPLLDLAAEAVLDPTIQPIGTAVSVTNPKNIFLTGGTGYLGAFIIKELLEVSDATLYCLVRASNLEEGKSKLENNLQQYGIWQDHYSGRIIPIIGDLAQPHLGINGEQFQNLAANIDTIYHSAALLNYVYPYSALKTANVLGTQEVLRLACQTKVKPLHYVSSVAVFESSAYAGKLVKEDDDFHDWEGIFLGYSQTKWVAEKLVKIAGSRGLPITIHRPPLISGDSQTGICNTHDFINLMIKGCLQMGSFPDVDYMLDMSPVDYVSKSVVYLSRQETSVGKAFHLQHPQPASLKSLVDWVRSFGFSLKMIPYEEWQAELINNVTSQDNPLYTLRPFLLERWSDEQITIPDLYLQARRPIISCEATLEALKGSSIVCPPIDSQLLMTYTSYLVQTGFLSLA, encoded by the coding sequence ATGAGTTTAAAACAGTCTTGTACTTCTGAAAGTATTCAATCATTTCTAGTTTCCCATCTCGCGGAAGTTGTCGGAGTTGAAACCGCAGAAATTGATGTTGATGAAAACTTAGAAAATTATGGTTTGGATTCTGCTCAAGCCATGATGATCATTAGTAAATTAGAGGAATTACTAGGTTTTAAACCTTCTCCTATTTTACTTTGGCATTATCCTAATATTGCGGCACTTTCCCAACGATTGTCAGAAGAATCTAGTAATGGTTCTCAGCTACAAGATGCAGGTTCTGGAACAAATTCCCCTGTTAGTTTTGCTCCTCCTCTTCTAGATTTGGCTGCGGAAGCTGTTCTAGACCCCACTATTCAACCCATAGGCACTGCTGTTTCTGTTACTAACCCTAAAAACATCTTTTTAACCGGGGGAACAGGTTATTTAGGTGCTTTCATTATCAAGGAATTACTAGAAGTATCGGACGCAACTCTTTATTGCTTAGTCCGTGCTAGTAATTTGGAAGAAGGTAAAAGCAAATTAGAAAATAATTTGCAACAATATGGCATTTGGCAAGATCATTATAGTGGCAGAATTATTCCCATTATTGGGGATTTAGCACAGCCACATTTAGGAATTAATGGAGAACAATTTCAAAATCTAGCTGCTAATATTGATACTATTTATCATAGTGCAGCTTTACTGAATTATGTTTATCCTTACTCAGCATTAAAAACAGCTAATGTTTTGGGTACACAGGAAGTTTTGCGTTTGGCTTGTCAAACTAAAGTTAAGCCATTGCATTATGTTTCTAGTGTGGCTGTTTTTGAATCCAGTGCTTATGCTGGTAAGTTAGTTAAAGAAGATGATGATTTTCATGATTGGGAAGGTATTTTCCTCGGTTATTCCCAAACTAAATGGGTGGCAGAAAAATTAGTAAAAATTGCTGGTAGTCGAGGATTACCTATTACTATTCATAGACCTCCTTTAATTTCTGGAGATAGCCAAACCGGGATTTGTAATACCCATGATTTCATCAATTTGATGATTAAAGGTTGTCTGCAAATGGGTTCTTTCCCTGATGTAGATTATATGTTGGATATGTCTCCTGTTGATTATGTGAGCAAATCTGTTGTTTATCTTTCTCGACAAGAAACATCTGTAGGTAAAGCTTTCCATTTACAACATCCTCAACCTGCTTCTTTAAAATCTTTAGTTGATTGGGTGCGTTCTTTTGGATTTTCACTGAAGATGATTCCCTATGAAGAATGGCAAGCAGAGTTAATTAATAATGTCACTTCTCAAGACAATCCATTATATACTTTGCGACCATTTTTACTAGAACGTTGGTCTGATGAACAAATCACCATTCCTGATTTGTATTTACAAGCAAGAAGACCAATTATCAGTTGTGAAGCAACTCTAGAAGCACTCAAAGGCAGTTCCATTGTTTGTCCTCCCATTGATTCTCAATTGTTGATGACTTACACATCTTACCTAGTACAAACTGGTTTCTTAAGTCTTGCTTAA